The region AAAAGGGCGATGTGGTGGTGGTATCTATCAATCATCGCCTAAACTTATTGGGCTTTTTAAACCTGTCGGCCTATGGTGATAAATATAAAGCATCGGCCAACGCGGGCATGATGGATATTGTAGCGGCCCTGCAATGGGTAAAACAAAACATAACCAGTTTTGGTGGCGATCCGGACAATGTAACCATCTTTGGCCAGTCGGGTGGTGGTGCTAAAGTGGGTACGCTGATGAATGCCCCATCAGCAAAAGGCCTGTTTCAAAAAGCTATTGTGGAAAGCGGCAGCTATCGCAGTGACTTTATGACGGCTGATGTTTCAAAACGCATTGGCGCGGCTGTGCTGGAAGTACTGAACCTGCAGCCAGGACAGGTAGATTCATTGCAAACCATGTCTTATGAACGTTTGAGTGCAGCCTGCAAAAAAGCATTTATAAAGGTGCAGCAGCAACTAAAGGCAGAAGGTAAACCCGTTGGTGGATTCGGGCTGATGTGGGAACCAAGTATCGACGGGAATTTTTTACCTTATAATATGACCGACCCGGCGGCTGTTGAACTTTCTAAAAATGTACCGCTATTGGTAGGATCGACCAAAAATGAATTTATGGCCTCGCTCATCAATCCTGCAATTTCAGGTTTTACGATGGATGAAGCTAAAAGTTATCTTCAAAAAAAATATGGCGACAAAACCGATGCTTATATGGCCGAAGTAAAAAAAGCATACCCCAACACTGTGAAACCAGCTGATTATATTGATATCGACTTGACCACCTTTAGACCAGGAACTGTGCGGCAGGCAAATGCAAAATCGGCTGTAGTGGGCGGAGCCCCGGTTTATATGTACCAGTTTGCATGGCAATCGCCGGTGATGGATGGGATGTACAAATCGGTACATTGCATGGATATCGCATTCCAGTTTAATAACATTAGCCGTTGTGAAGAGTTTACCGGCGGCGGAAAAGAGGCTTACGCGCTGGCAGCAAAAATAAGCCAGGCCTGGATAAATTTCGCACGCACGGGTAACCCCAATGCAAAAGGTTTGCCTAATTGGCCTATGTATACCGAAAAAAATGGAGCGGCAATGGTATTCGATAACCAGTCAGCAGTAAAATTTCATCATGACCAGGTACTGCTGCAAATGGCTGCTGTAAAATAGAGGTTGATATTTTTGCTGTATTAGTAATGATTATTTGCAACAATTTCATTTTTGAGTGATGTGGGATATTTATTTAATAAAAATGCAGGGTTGATAAAAAATATTTAATTTAGCGCAATAAAATTCTGAAAAATTGCGTTATTTCGATATATAATATTACAACAAACCATTATTAACCTTAAACCAATAACCTATGAACACTACAAGATTCTATAAATCCATGTATGTAAGCTTTTACAGGTGGAGTTTTAAAAATTTTGGTCAGGGTAATTTACCCCGATTTAATTCGCTTTTTGGGCTGAATTTTTTGCTGATCATACTGTTAACCACATTGTTGCTGATTGCTCAGCTTTGTTTAAAATCAAGCTGGTTTAATGTTAATCCCATGTCGGGCACATTTATAATGCTCGGGGCAGTTGGCGCGTTACTGTTAAATTATTTTGTATTGCTAAACAATAAGCGGTTTAATAAACTCAATATCGCTTTTGAAAAAATAAGCAAGCACCATCAAAAAATATGGTCGGTAATGATACTGGCCTGCGTAATCGCATCCTGCGGATTTTTGATGATAATTGCCCAGGTAGCTTAATTTCACGATCAATAATACCTGCCTGCCGTCTCTTTAACTGTGGATGGCAGGCTTTTTTATATACTTATTTTAATATCCCGCCTCTTTCTTCTGCTGATTAAAAATATTTATCTTACGCGTTGATTAAACTTTATCACAGTGTTGGTTAAAACTTTTGGCAGTGCGGTTTATGGTATCGAGGCTATTACCATAACGGTTGAGGTAAATATAGCGGCGGGTACCAAATATTTTATAGTTGGCCTACCCGATGTGGCCGTAAAAGAGAGTTATTTCCGGATCGAATCGGCATTAAAAAATACCGGTTTCCGGATGCCCCGCCAGCAGGTGGTGGTTAATATGGCTCCTGCGGATATCAAAAAAGAAGGATCTTCCTATGATTTGACCATCGCCACGGCTGTTTTGGCGGCATCCGGGCAGTTGGAGCCAGAGAACCTGGATAAGTACATTATCATGGGTGAACTATCACTGGATGGCAGCTTACAACCCATCAAAGGGGCCCTTCCTATTGCTATACAAGCCCGTAAAGATGGTTTTAAGGGATTTATTCTCCCCAAACAAAACGCCCGTGAAGCAGCCATTGTGAACGATCTGGAAGTTTATGGTGTGGATAATATCAAAGAGGTTGCCGGTTTTTTTAATGGTGATCTGAACATCGAGCCCGAGGTAGTAAACACCCGGGAGGAGTTCTATAACAGTCTGAGCAATTACGATAGCGATTTTAGTGAAGTAAAGGGCCAGGAGAACATCAAACGCGCGCTGGAAATTGCCGCAGCAGGCGGTCATAATGTGATATTGATTGGTCCGCCGGGAGCGGGTAAAACTATGCTGGCCCGCAGGTTGCCTTCTATTTTACCACCACTGAGTTTATATGAATCGTTAGAAACTACGAAGATACATTCGGTTGCGGGCAAACTGGCCGCCGCAGATGCTTTGGTAACTATTAGGCCATTCCGGTCACCCCATCATACCATTAGTGATGTGGCTTTGGTTGGCGGTGGTGGCAATCCACAACCAGGTGAAATCTCATTGGCACATAATGGCGTATTGTTTTTGGATGAGCTGCCTGAATTTAAGCGTAGCGCGCTGGAAGTAATGCGCCAGCCGCTGGAAGAACGCCGCGTAACTATTTCAAGGGCCAAATTTACCGTTGATTACCCCTCCAGCTTTATGCTGGTGGCTAGTATGAACCCCTGCCCTTGCGGGTATTATAATCATCCCGAAAAAGAATGTATCTGTCCGCCTGGAATGGTGCAGAAATATCTGAGCAAGATCTCTGGTCCGCTGTTGGACAGGATCGATCTGCACGTGGAGGTAACACCGGTGAATTTCAGCGAACTATCCTCAGACCGTGCCTCCGAAAAAAGCGAGCTGATCCGCGAGCGGGTAATCAAAGCCCGGGAGGTGCAGGTAGAACGTTTTGGTAACCGCCCCGATCTGCATGCCAATGCGCAAATGAGCCCGCAGATGGTGCGCGACCTGTGTAAAATAGATGTTGCCGGACAAACACTGCTCAAAAGAGCCATGGAAAAGCTGGGCCTCTCCGCCCGGGCCTACGACCGTATCCTGAAAGTATCCCGCACCATTGCCGATCTGGCTGATAGCGAAGATATCAAACTGGAGCATTTGGCCGAGGCCATACATTTCCGGAGTTTGGATAGAGAAGGCTGGGCCGGGTAGAGAGGAGACGGAGTCTCAGGGCATAGTGGTCCGTAGTTGGAAACTACGGACAGCGGGGCGCCATGCTAATAAACATTGTAAGCCTTTATCTTTACAAAAAGCATCCGGCTTGCGGTAGCGGAGGTGGGTACCCTTACTTTTTAGCCTTTGGACCTGAAACGATAACTATTTTATCGTACCAAAAAATTCGGGCCATTTCGGGCGTTGCTTTTGTATGATATGTCCTGGGCTCCCCTTTTTTTTCAGAAAATCTTCCAACCAGTTTTAATGTAAGAGGAAGAGTTTGTCCATCCCATAAATCATTAGCGTTTATTAAGGTTTTATTAGTGGGTTCCAGATAAAATCGTTCAACACCTTTTAAAAATGGTTGTTTTTTGAATTTTGTTTCAAACCATTGTGGACATCCGCATTCTATAGCAGCATAAGAAGCTGTTATTGAAATTGTCTTTGCATCTGAAGGTTTCCTTACAGAAATAGCCATTTGGTAAGAACCCTTTTGGGGGGTATCCGGTAAATCCTTTCTATCTCTGTTAGATATGTCTGAATACCAGCAACCCAAGGTTATCATTAATGAAATAATAATATTTGTTACGTTTATCATATACTCTTTTGTTAAGTACCTATATTTAAGAACCATTTTACCCTGGCTATCACAAGCGTCATACTGTGTAAAGATAAAAGGATTACAATGCTTCCTCATATGCTACCGCAGGGGTCCCGTTTGTGGCGTCATGCGGCCAAGCATCGTAACCATTTAGCTTTAGCTTTTACCACTAGCGGGACGCTTGTGGTAAAAGAGTTACTTTTTTAATGGCCAATATACCCAAGGCAGTAAAACGGTGTTGCGGTTTCAATAGCAGAACCATAATACATAATAATATCTATATTTTCCTTTATTCTACCTTTGCAGAAGCAGTTAAAGAATAACATGACTAAAGAATACATTTTTAAATCAAAACGACTAGGGTTCAGGAACTGGTTAACGATAGATGTTGAAATTATGGATGAAATAAATTCAGACGAGGAAGTGATGGAGTTTTTTCCGAGCATCAAATCTAAACAAGAAACATCCGAATTTATTGAGAGAATGCAGAATCAATTACAAGAAAAAGGCTTTTGTTACTATGCTGTAGATAAACTCGAAACCAGCGAGTTTATTGGCTTCATTGGGCTATCAGAACAAACTTTCACCTCGGACTTCACACCAGCCATTGATATCGGTTGGAGACTAAAGAGAGATGAATGGAATAAGGGTTACGCAACAGAGGGAGCAAAAAGATGCTTAGATTATGCATTTAGCCAGCTGAAATTAGAAAAAGTTATTGCTATAACCCCTATAGTTAATTTGAAATCCGAACAGGTAATGAAAAAAATTGGAATGAAAAAAGTGAAGAACTTTAACCATCCAACCTTAGCCGACAATGAAAGATTACGGGAATGTAGCTTGTATGAAATAAATTCATATGAATTTAATCCCTTGAATACTTTAGTGGAATAAGGTCGCTGATCTGAACTTTGAATGGGCCTTCTTTATCTTGCAATATTACAAAAGCCTGTGGTGAGTAATCGCTGATCATTTCACGGCACATTCCACAAGGTGAAACTATTTCTCCATCCTTATAAACCGCGACGATGGTGTCAATCTTTGTATCACCAGCTACCGCAGCTGCACCTAACGCTACCGCTTCTGCGCAAATAGCTATACGGCCTACATAGGCCTCCAGATGCAATCCTTCAAAAAAGCTTCCTGAATTTGTTCTAAGCACAGAACTAACCGCGTGCCAATCATCAAGTTTTCGTTCGGCGATTAATTTTTTTGCCTGACTTATTAAAATCAAATCGCTTTCGTTTACTTTAAATTTTTCCATATAATATATTTACGATACAGGTATTTGCCGGCTTTTGTTTTATTATGCTTCGAAAAATCATAAGTAAAAATATCGCAGGAAAGTTGACCAGAAGATCAAAAGACTTAGTTTTCCACCGAAACAGACGATCAATTATAGCCTTAACTGAGTGATAATATTTGCTAATTGAAATAATCGTAGACCTTTTTAAAAGAATTTAGGTCTCCATAAAAACGCTGTTTCTTATCTGATGATGGTTCACAAAAAAGACAAACACTCATTCTGAAAATCAATGCTCTAAGAATTAGTTGAAACGCAATTTTCTTGTCAAGATTAATCTCGTTAAGTACGCTGATTGGTGCCTGATACAAGGAAACGGAATCTACAAGTACGATCGCCTCTGCATATTCTTTAGGATAAAATCCTGGTGTAAAATCTATAACGCAGGTTTCGTTGAGCTCGTTTATCAAAATGTTTCCAGCCAGATCCATGTGAATTAACTGTTCATCCAAATCAATATCGACTCTAAGGGACATTAAGAATCGCAACTCATTAGGGAATGTCTTATTTGCTTTCCCATGCCAAGCTAAAAAATTTGCTTTTTTCCATGGGTTGTTCAAATCACTAAATAAAGCTGCTGGTTTGGTGACTTTCTGCAAAATTTGATTAAGTTTCCTGCAAAGCCTGATGCTGGTTTCAACATCATATAAATGCCCTTTATTTTCAAAATATGATGTTGCACCAAAACCGTCTTCAATGTAGTTCCCATGGAGTGAGCATGCTGGTTTTGCCAAGTTAATTTCCGTTAAATCTAAATTTTCAAGGGCCTGCGCTATCCATAAATATTCTTTAACATCATGTACAGGCTTTATTACGTGTTGACCAATGAGAAAACTTTCAGCTTGCCCCCCGGTCAATTTCTGGATATTGTTATCTTTTGAAAATTTCAAAAGGGTTTCGGTATTTATCGTCATCTTATTGCTACTTACTGATCTTTTTAAATTAACTCCCGACCTTTTGAGACCATTTATCAGGGGGCCTATAAGCACCGTGTATATCACCAAAGCCAGCTCTCTGTATTATAACACCATCATTAATTTTTACTAAAATAGCAATTTTAGTGCCTCGTACTGGGCCGGAGCGGACGCAGGTCGATTACTCATCCCCAACTACCGCAAGCGTCCCGTTTGTGGCATCATGCTAAGAAACATTGTAAGCCCTTAATCTTTACCGCAAGCCACCCGCTTGCGGTAGCGAAGAATTCATCCGACATTTGTAATTGATTATAAATGACATTTAAATATTCTTTAAGCTATGTTCCTGAAAAAATTACTTGTTGCCCTTTTCTTTTTGGGTATCTGCACCAAAGCGCATAGCCAAATTAAATTACAGCTAAAAATGTCGCATGCCGATAATAACGTAATCAACGGTATCAGCGTGACTTATGTACTGCCCCAAGGATACAGCGACTCCAAAGACAAAATCATTCTCCTGTTTGACAAGCTCACGCCATTGCAGCGAACACGTGATACCGTATGCAATTTAAATGCGAAAGACAGTTCGGCCCCAATTAAATTTCACCAGGTAAAAAGTAAAACCATAAATGGCAACGATTACGATTGCTTGCAGGCAGATCGTAATACAA is a window of Mucilaginibacter inviolabilis DNA encoding:
- a CDS encoding GNAT family N-acetyltransferase, which translates into the protein MTKEYIFKSKRLGFRNWLTIDVEIMDEINSDEEVMEFFPSIKSKQETSEFIERMQNQLQEKGFCYYAVDKLETSEFIGFIGLSEQTFTSDFTPAIDIGWRLKRDEWNKGYATEGAKRCLDYAFSQLKLEKVIAITPIVNLKSEQVMKKIGMKKVKNFNHPTLADNERLRECSLYEINSYEFNPLNTLVE
- a CDS encoding YifB family Mg chelatase-like AAA ATPase — its product is MLVKTFGSAVYGIEAITITVEVNIAAGTKYFIVGLPDVAVKESYFRIESALKNTGFRMPRQQVVVNMAPADIKKEGSSYDLTIATAVLAASGQLEPENLDKYIIMGELSLDGSLQPIKGALPIAIQARKDGFKGFILPKQNAREAAIVNDLEVYGVDNIKEVAGFFNGDLNIEPEVVNTREEFYNSLSNYDSDFSEVKGQENIKRALEIAAAGGHNVILIGPPGAGKTMLARRLPSILPPLSLYESLETTKIHSVAGKLAAADALVTIRPFRSPHHTISDVALVGGGGNPQPGEISLAHNGVLFLDELPEFKRSALEVMRQPLEERRVTISRAKFTVDYPSSFMLVASMNPCPCGYYNHPEKECICPPGMVQKYLSKISGPLLDRIDLHVEVTPVNFSELSSDRASEKSELIRERVIKAREVQVERFGNRPDLHANAQMSPQMVRDLCKIDVAGQTLLKRAMEKLGLSARAYDRILKVSRTIADLADSEDIKLEHLAEAIHFRSLDREGWAG
- a CDS encoding carboxylesterase/lipase family protein, translating into MKKRSSFWAVLALCLLPVYGWCQGNSGDAILAGKDIAVTSTGNGQVRGYIHNGTFTYKGIPYAKAQRFMAPEKPESWPGVRASLTYGAVCPIDPTTAVNDLLEFGFNHNWGYMNEDCLKLNVWTPGINDQKKRPVMVWLHGGGFSAGSAIELPSYDGENMSKKGDVVVVSINHRLNLLGFLNLSAYGDKYKASANAGMMDIVAALQWVKQNITSFGGDPDNVTIFGQSGGGAKVGTLMNAPSAKGLFQKAIVESGSYRSDFMTADVSKRIGAAVLEVLNLQPGQVDSLQTMSYERLSAACKKAFIKVQQQLKAEGKPVGGFGLMWEPSIDGNFLPYNMTDPAAVELSKNVPLLVGSTKNEFMASLINPAISGFTMDEAKSYLQKKYGDKTDAYMAEVKKAYPNTVKPADYIDIDLTTFRPGTVRQANAKSAVVGGAPVYMYQFAWQSPVMDGMYKSVHCMDIAFQFNNISRCEEFTGGGKEAYALAAKISQAWINFARTGNPNAKGLPNWPMYTEKNGAAMVFDNQSAVKFHHDQVLLQMAAVK
- a CDS encoding cytidine deaminase, encoding MEKFKVNESDLILISQAKKLIAERKLDDWHAVSSVLRTNSGSFFEGLHLEAYVGRIAICAEAVALGAAAVAGDTKIDTIVAVYKDGEIVSPCGMCREMISDYSPQAFVILQDKEGPFKVQISDLIPLKYSRD